The Polyangium aurulentum genomic interval CCACCGAGACGAATTCGATGACGGATACATGGGCGTCGACCGGGACCTGCATCTCCACGGATTCGCGCGCAGGCTGCGCTGCGCCGGAGGTGCTGCCGGTTGCATGCGCCGCGGTGGCCATGGCCATGAGGGCCATGGTCACGGTGGCGTATCGGATGTTTCTTCGCATGATGCTCCTCTGTTCCACGGAACGACACCGCGGGACTTCAAGAAGGATGCCAATGGGGCAACCGATGGGTCGCGCCGTCGCGTGGACGGGCCGGCATCCTCGGGGGCTGTCGTCCGCGTACCCAGAGGACGCGGCCCGCGTACCCGGAGTACGCGGACGCGGCCCGTGATATACAAGACACCATGGCCGCCGCTCGTCCCCCCTCCTGGTTCGCGCTCGATGCTCCCTTCGATATCCTCCCCGAGATCGCGCGGTTCGAGCCTCCCGACATCGTCGTCTTTCACCCCGTGCGCCCACTGACCGCCGAGAGTGCCGAGCAGATCCTGGCATTCATGCGGGACGCCGCGTCGAGGACCGGGGGGCTCTTCACGGCCTCGGACGTCTCGGGGCCCGTCGTGCAACTGAGCATGAGCACCAGCCTCGAATTCAACCGCCGGTTCGACAGGAGCATGATTCGGGCTGCCGCCGTCATCGGCGCCAGCTACCGCATGCGCATCCTCGCCGAGTCGCTCGTGCGCGCCGCCCGCTTGCTCCGGCTCGAGGTCGCCAGCTCCCCCATCCGCTACTTCGACGACCTCACCACCGCCCGCGCCTGGTTCGACGAGATCCGGCAGCAGCGCGCCTGACGAGGTGCTCCCGACTGGAGCTCACTTCCTGTAACAGACGAGGTCGTCAGGGCTTGGGCATTGCGGGGGTTTGGCGCGGACAGTCGTCCGTGACCTTCACGCGTGTTCTTCGGTCGAGATAGGAGCGTCCGTGCGGCTTGCTCATGTCCCACGCCTCCCATTCCGCGGGAGGAGGTGGATTGGCGTCGGAACCGCCATCTCCGGGAACCACGTTCCCGCACTGCTTACCAGGCCAGTCGCCGAACTGAGCACACGTGGGCAGGCCCTTCCAATACTGGCACTCGGCATCCGATTGGCACGATTGGCACACCCCCCCCATACAAATATACCCCTGACACGTGTCCTCGACCTCTCCCTTCCTTTCCGAGTACGGAGGCAGCGGCTCGCACGGCCTGGTATACCCATATGCCACGCAGGTACCACGGTCACACGTGGCCTGAAAGCAATCCCTCCAGGTTTTGCACGGCCCACCGATGTCTGATATGCCGCTGTCGACGGTTCGGTCGTGGTCATAGGTGATGGGGTCGCCGCACTCGGCTTTACGCTGCTCGCCGCTGCAACCCAGCCAGAGAAAGACGAAGAGCCAGCCGGCAAAGAACAATACCGCGGCGCTTCGAGCATTCGTCATCACGTCCCTCACTTCGCGCACACGTGGCTAGCTAATCGCACCCTGGGGCATCTCCGCCGGGCCCACCCGCGAAGAAGTAGCGTTGCCACGTCGGGTCGTTGTTGTTGATGTGGAGGCTCGACACCGTGTAGCACGCGGGGTCGCTCGGTCTTACATAAGCCGCGACTGCAGTGTCGTCGACCATATGGAGAATGCCTACCTCGTCGAGGTAGTAGGGAGACCGGAAGTACGCCGCCTGTTGCCAACCGTTGCTGTCGCCGAACTGCCCGCTCCCCATGTCACTCCACGTCCAATCGGCGGGCGTTGGATCGTAGACCTCGCCATACCACTCCACAGCGCACGCCGAAGTGGACATCAAATCGAAGAGCCTGCCCGGGTAGTAGCCGAGCCAGCGGCCTTGATGACCAATCCACCAGTCGCCTTCGTGCAGTAGGATCTGGAACTGCGAGTCGATCTGCTGCCCCCCCAAGGTGGACTCGAAGAGCACAGCGCCTGGACCGAAGGGCCTGCCGATCACCGGCACGAAACCCGTGACCTGACCATGCCAACCGCCCTCCTCGTCGCCAGCGTTCTTGGGGCCAGCCGACATGAACTCGATCCGCAGTCGCAGGCCAGGGCCTTCCCCGCGGAAGTTGTGTTCGTCTCTCGACGCCGCCACGCCAACGAGCTCTTCGGTCTCCTCAGGGTTCGAGCCCAAGCATTTTACGGCCATCTCGAGCAGGCTCACCGTCCCAAGCTCGACCGCGCCGCCCCATTGATTGACCCGGCTCGAGGCCATGATCACAGGCGTCTGGACGCCTAGCCCCGCATACAACCGATGTTGCCCGTCAGGCTGCCCCAGCACCTGATGGTTCTCTATCCAATCCTCCACCGATGTCGCGCCCGTCTCTCCGAGCACGTACCCGCTGAACGTCGGCCGCCACTCCGGAATCGTCCCCGCTGGCCCCCACGCCCCGGAATCGACTTCGAGCTCTGTCACCCCCACGTCCGCCCCCGGCGGCGGTTCCAGCTCGGCCGGGTCGGGGTTCGGCGGCGGCGGCGCGTCCGCTCCCGGCACGCTCGTCGGGTCGAGCCAATCGATGATGTCGCCGCTCTCCGCGAGCTGGGTTGTTTCGACGATTTGCCACCCAAGCGCGCGATAGCGCTCGGCCAGGTACGCATCGACCTCGTCCTGCCTCGACTGCTGCTCCGCCGTCAGCACAGGCGGGTCCTTGCGTTGCTCCTTCGGTGGGGGTAGCCGCTCCGGCGCCTCGTTCCCGCCGAGGGCCGCCCCGAGCAGGCCACATCCCGGCAGCAGCGCCATGCCCGCCAGCGCCAGCATGGTCCGGAGCCCTGAAGTGCTCGCCGTCGTCCGCATGCGACCTCCTCTGCCCTCGTAGGCTACATGCGACTCGCACGATTGCGCAAGCGGCGTCGGAGTGTGTGATTGAGTTTGGAGGGAGATGCCGGAGGAGGAGCGGCGCGCGGTGGGGGGGAGGATCCAGCGCGCGCGCCGCTCTGTTGATGCTTCCGGCTTGGGGCGTGATCAGACCGGATTGGCGGGCGGCGTCGCGTCTTCTGCCTTGGCCTCTTCGTTCTTACGCCGCGTTGCCGCCGCCTTGTCGCCGATTTGCGAGTAATAGCGCAGCGTGTTCTCGAAGGTGCCCGTCACCGTGGGGTCGATGTGCTGGGCCGTCGTCTGGATGGCCTTGGCCATCACGGCGACGTCACCCTCGCGGGCGTTCTCCAGCGCGATTTCGGTCTCGCGCAGCACCTCGGCGAGCTTCTCGGCCTCGGCGCGCTTCTGGCGGATCTTCTCGAGCGTGGCCGTGCGGTCGACGAAGCGCTGATAGATCTCCGATGCAATCCCCGCCTTGGCGCCCTGCGCGGGCACGCTGTCGGCGAGCTCCTTGTACATCACCGCGAAGCCGTCCTTCTCGCGCTTCAATCGCGCCGTGCCACCGGGCGGCAGGTCGACGAGATCGGGCTTGTGCTCCTGGACGTCGATAAAGAGGGGACCGGTATAGGGAGCGTGATTCAAT includes:
- a CDS encoding neprosin family prolyl endopeptidase; the protein is MLALAGMALLPGCGLLGAALGGNEAPERLPPPKEQRKDPPVLTAEQQSRQDEVDAYLAERYRALGWQIVETTQLAESGDIIDWLDPTSVPGADAPPPPNPDPAELEPPPGADVGVTELEVDSGAWGPAGTIPEWRPTFSGYVLGETGATSVEDWIENHQVLGQPDGQHRLYAGLGVQTPVIMASSRVNQWGGAVELGTVSLLEMAVKCLGSNPEETEELVGVAASRDEHNFRGEGPGLRLRIEFMSAGPKNAGDEEGGWHGQVTGFVPVIGRPFGPGAVLFESTLGGQQIDSQFQILLHEGDWWIGHQGRWLGYYPGRLFDLMSTSACAVEWYGEVYDPTPADWTWSDMGSGQFGDSNGWQQAAYFRSPYYLDEVGILHMVDDTAVAAYVRPSDPACYTVSSLHINNNDPTWQRYFFAGGPGGDAPGCD